The proteins below are encoded in one region of Ereboglobus luteus:
- a CDS encoding autotransporter outer membrane beta-barrel domain-containing protein gives MNSHTSKTTPHINSGNLFYLFLLGLIAALTPLARAVDYEISSGTTAYPSGLHLNEGDAIIHTGGTLFVGGAEGITGDGVYNISQGSLVVDGSDLTIAPAIVLHESTAGPFVFDTASYNASITNNITTDATGNYGSGGNGFLKTGEGRLTLSGESREFNTLMIAGGGVSQTAGLTQASELAIGTGAGKTATYELSSGTINVVQSVKADGVSFQAGSFRVGDFGGSGTFNQTGGSVIVSSTGAFNIGNQGGTGVYNLSGGELVLNQDLHNIGRSAGSNAASHGTVNISGGTLALQNGAEFIVGNYNKDDASQGIVNQTGGVVTVDDGSRIYFQGKSTTTTSKYNLDGGVLQIAGNGLKALNGVLYEFNFGSGTMQAAGEGMSSEANINLTAGTAVFDTNGLESTLTGVITGGGKLTLAGDGVLQLGNAANNLSGGIDLARGGLRITSAESLGTKLSNVNFAGTPETTSGTLIAAANSNVLFDNEGGAGGNRIDITTGKSGALHAEAGSTLTIAGNDAGANSGGAINVGAGARFDISAADGATLAITSNTAFGGGAIQNEGRVNISNAALSHNVSTGTYGAALSNSGEATLTAVEIFSNTANRYGGAIHNTGTLTLANANIHDNYADQGAGGMTNRAGVATITSSTLSNNTGDQLAGGALYVYSGGTLTLDDVLFASNTTNGNGGGGAMITEGSDTRVNGSGVRFENNYAEGIGGAIRNNGGELSLSQFEFTGNRSNAQGGAIHNGYSTTLESGTFAENTSSAEGGAIYNLLGEARLTVTDALFSSNTATGKGGAVYNYGGEIAFDQVTFSNNTVLGSNGAGGAIHNENANVRADVSNALFDGNTAAYGAAISNKAGAITITSATFANNTAGAAGGAIYNYGSGTMTFVDVLFDGNAASDELSAGGGGAIFNEASYPNVITGTNVVFSNNTASSAGALRNNNAYVALTSATFSNNQATTGGGGAIYTAGTLSLTDASFIGNSAHFADSGGAIYVESGLVELNVTAGNNSLFEGNTSAGVANSIRLAAAGTLAVNTGAGATLDTRDPVSGNAASGNTLIITKAGEGAWNLGGANTFTQDGTGKTILSVQSGVLAVGEDSALRLDGADSVLEIAAGATLGVAVSENPSVTTGNLNAAAGSIIDVDGYDGSTGVYTLVSASNAIARDYKLTVGGAELSTAVTEDVFIAMQEDTSDANQIRINANGLVWNNTAVNSAHGTFLIDAGVFTLSATLADNFTAGARMALWDGESLKKTGAGTLVLTAHNTYTGTTFVEAGALINTGTLDSTVKVDAGLFRNDGEVGNSVTNAALAENNGLITGDVTNTGTFANAGTISGAFVNNGGEAANDAAITGIVTIAAGSFANNSAGTLDTLLQSAGFVSNGGLVTTATVTGGETTNTGTITTLSQTSGVATNNAFISDAALSDAASLANSGTIDSATLAGGLLTNSGEITTAATITGGTLSNTGGSILGAATIDTAGTLIFESGAIANALVNNGVLTYANADAHTQSSEITGSGRIAKTGAGDLTIGAGVSAATLDIATGKLTIADTGTLTLTGALNVGADSTLGITIGTGTSVIADTANFNETGKLDITGYSDANAGRTVIHTTGGITGFSSSNVTIASQSTVDYMKATAGIIDTDLVVDTVLSWNLTDGTAHGNFTIAEDQTFTVSSALADNTVASAGWDGASLTKLGEGTLVLSGENTYTGTTTVSAGTLENTGIIAGALVDNAAVLLNTGTITADVSNAATATNSGLISGEVTNSGALTNNADATLAALNQIAGATGNAGLVTEATVSGGELVNTGTIDNLAVTDAASPVAIPALARATALAAEASGTVSNDGLISNAVISGGELKNNSGATITALDQTGGVVTNAGFIASAITSGGLTNSGTLDSLEQSAGLVTNDGVLATAVAINGGTLANNGVVAAATTIGADGTLLFNSGSLAAPVANEGALTFANDDAYTLDQVVSGGGSLNKTGAGDLIIAVAQSHTGNTSVGNGTLVLGAANALASSALVDLAANTTLDLGGFNQSLNALSLANGSLVNFNSVDADYATLTVGTLSGSGSFAMRADPAAGAAAHDTLAITDAASTGNYQVSVALDSAITDSLQVIETTAPSVIFTGTAEYGLDAYTLEKTNSGWQLGLAGNSTAGDVVLSTAAVLSSDWLYGLDSVNLRLGDLRATPAARGDVWVRTNAYRLNGAPGAPGDTFRQTTWGVTAGADAAITAAESGNAILLGGFVQAGRSDRTYDHSGKSDTDTFAFGVYGTALLGDGWFIDATLKYDRYKNDLDARGAGAVRTTADYNNSAFGISLEAGRRITLSTDKRYWVEPSVQVATVWIDSANYTTNDGLRVDIGSSTAWQYRAQVRAGANYGKWIPYVKFAGAGLDTDGGKVRTDANDRTYTADFDGARFETGVGVGYLINSRSQLYLDYEYSKSSSIERPWAVNLGFHRVW, from the coding sequence ATGAACTCGCACACCAGTAAGACCACTCCGCACATAAACAGCGGGAATTTGTTTTATCTATTCCTGCTCGGCTTGATCGCCGCACTCACGCCGCTCGCGCGCGCTGTTGATTATGAAATCAGCAGCGGCACGACCGCCTATCCATCCGGGCTGCATCTGAACGAGGGCGACGCCATCATTCATACCGGCGGCACGCTTTTTGTCGGGGGCGCTGAGGGTATCACGGGAGACGGCGTGTATAACATCAGCCAGGGCTCGCTTGTTGTCGATGGCTCCGACCTGACAATTGCCCCGGCGATTGTGTTGCACGAAAGCACCGCGGGGCCGTTCGTTTTTGACACGGCAAGTTACAACGCCTCCATCACAAACAACATCACGACCGACGCCACCGGCAACTACGGTTCGGGCGGCAATGGTTTTCTTAAAACAGGCGAAGGCCGCTTGACGCTCTCCGGAGAAAGCCGCGAGTTCAACACCCTCATGATCGCCGGCGGCGGTGTGAGTCAAACGGCCGGACTCACCCAGGCCTCGGAGTTGGCGATCGGCACCGGCGCGGGCAAAACCGCCACTTACGAACTTAGCAGCGGCACGATCAACGTCGTCCAAAGCGTCAAGGCCGACGGCGTCTCATTCCAGGCGGGTTCGTTCCGTGTTGGTGATTTCGGGGGCAGCGGCACGTTCAACCAGACCGGCGGCAGTGTCATCGTCAGCAGCACGGGCGCGTTCAATATCGGCAACCAGGGCGGCACCGGCGTATACAATCTCAGCGGCGGCGAGCTCGTCCTCAACCAGGATCTCCACAATATCGGTCGCTCCGCAGGCTCGAATGCCGCCAGCCACGGCACTGTGAATATCAGCGGCGGCACGCTCGCGTTGCAAAACGGAGCCGAGTTCATCGTTGGCAATTACAACAAGGACGACGCCTCGCAAGGCATCGTCAACCAGACCGGCGGCGTTGTCACGGTCGATGACGGCTCGCGCATTTATTTCCAGGGCAAGTCGACAACCACCACGAGCAAATACAACCTCGACGGCGGCGTCCTTCAAATCGCGGGCAACGGCCTCAAGGCTCTCAACGGAGTGCTCTATGAATTTAATTTCGGCAGCGGCACGATGCAAGCCGCGGGCGAAGGCATGAGCAGCGAGGCAAACATCAACCTCACTGCCGGCACCGCGGTCTTCGACACCAACGGTCTCGAGTCGACACTTACCGGTGTCATCACGGGCGGCGGAAAACTCACGCTCGCGGGCGACGGTGTGCTCCAGCTTGGAAACGCCGCCAATAATCTCAGCGGTGGCATCGACCTCGCCCGGGGCGGCCTCCGCATCACCTCCGCCGAAAGCCTCGGCACGAAACTCTCCAATGTAAACTTTGCCGGCACGCCTGAAACCACTTCCGGCACGCTCATCGCCGCCGCAAACTCAAACGTCCTCTTCGACAACGAGGGCGGCGCCGGCGGCAACCGCATCGACATCACCACCGGCAAATCCGGCGCACTTCACGCCGAGGCCGGTTCGACTCTCACCATTGCCGGCAACGACGCGGGCGCGAACAGCGGCGGCGCGATTAACGTCGGCGCCGGTGCGCGCTTCGACATCTCCGCAGCCGATGGCGCCACGCTCGCGATCACCAGCAACACTGCGTTCGGCGGCGGCGCGATTCAGAATGAGGGCCGGGTCAATATTTCCAACGCCGCCCTTTCGCACAACGTCTCCACGGGCACCTACGGCGCGGCGCTTTCCAACAGCGGCGAGGCCACGCTCACCGCGGTTGAAATTTTCAGCAACACCGCCAACCGCTACGGTGGCGCAATCCACAACACCGGCACGCTCACCCTTGCCAACGCCAACATCCACGACAACTACGCCGACCAAGGCGCGGGCGGCATGACCAACAGGGCCGGTGTCGCCACGATCACGAGCTCCACGCTTTCCAACAACACCGGCGACCAGCTCGCGGGCGGCGCGCTCTATGTTTATTCCGGCGGCACGCTCACGCTGGACGACGTGCTCTTTGCGAGCAACACCACCAACGGCAACGGCGGCGGCGGCGCGATGATCACGGAGGGCTCGGACACCCGCGTCAACGGCAGCGGCGTTCGCTTTGAAAACAATTACGCCGAGGGCATCGGCGGCGCGATTCGCAACAACGGCGGCGAACTCAGCCTCTCGCAATTCGAGTTCACAGGCAACCGCTCCAACGCCCAGGGCGGCGCGATTCACAACGGCTACAGCACCACGCTCGAAAGCGGCACCTTCGCCGAAAACACTTCCTCCGCGGAAGGCGGCGCCATCTACAACCTCCTCGGCGAGGCCCGCCTCACCGTCACCGACGCGCTCTTCAGCAGCAACACAGCCACGGGCAAGGGCGGCGCGGTTTACAACTATGGCGGCGAGATCGCATTCGACCAAGTCACATTCAGCAACAATACCGTGCTCGGTTCCAACGGTGCGGGCGGCGCGATTCACAATGAAAACGCCAATGTGCGCGCCGACGTTTCAAACGCGCTCTTCGACGGCAACACCGCGGCCTACGGCGCGGCAATCTCCAACAAGGCCGGAGCCATCACGATTACCAGCGCGACTTTCGCGAACAACACCGCCGGCGCCGCGGGTGGCGCGATCTATAATTACGGCAGCGGCACGATGACCTTCGTCGATGTTCTTTTCGACGGCAACGCGGCCAGCGACGAACTCTCCGCGGGCGGTGGCGGGGCGATCTTCAACGAAGCCTCCTATCCGAACGTAATCACCGGCACCAACGTCGTCTTCTCGAACAACACCGCGTCCAGCGCCGGCGCGCTTCGCAACAACAACGCCTATGTCGCCCTCACCAGCGCCACGTTCTCGAACAACCAGGCCACCACGGGCGGCGGCGGCGCGATCTACACCGCGGGCACGCTCTCGCTCACCGATGCCAGCTTCATCGGTAACAGCGCGCACTTCGCCGACAGCGGCGGCGCGATCTATGTCGAGAGCGGTCTTGTTGAGCTCAATGTCACCGCCGGAAACAACAGCCTCTTCGAGGGCAACACATCCGCCGGTGTCGCCAACAGCATTCGCCTCGCCGCCGCCGGCACACTTGCCGTCAACACCGGGGCCGGCGCCACGCTCGACACGCGCGATCCGGTCAGTGGCAACGCGGCCAGCGGCAACACACTCATAATTACAAAAGCGGGCGAAGGCGCCTGGAACCTTGGCGGAGCGAACACATTCACACAGGACGGCACGGGCAAAACCATCCTCAGCGTGCAATCGGGCGTGCTCGCTGTCGGCGAGGACTCGGCCCTCCGGCTCGACGGCGCGGACTCAGTGCTTGAAATCGCCGCCGGCGCCACGCTCGGTGTCGCCGTCTCGGAAAATCCCTCGGTCACAACGGGCAATCTCAACGCCGCCGCGGGTTCGATTATTGACGTTGATGGTTATGACGGCTCCACCGGAGTCTACACGCTTGTCAGCGCGAGCAACGCCATCGCGCGCGACTACAAGCTCACCGTCGGCGGCGCCGAGCTTTCCACCGCGGTGACCGAGGACGTGTTCATTGCGATGCAGGAGGACACCAGCGACGCGAACCAAATCCGCATCAACGCAAACGGCCTTGTGTGGAACAACACCGCTGTCAATTCCGCGCACGGCACGTTCCTCATCGACGCGGGCGTCTTCACCCTTAGCGCCACGCTTGCCGACAACTTCACGGCCGGCGCGCGCATGGCGCTTTGGGATGGCGAATCGCTCAAGAAAACCGGCGCGGGCACGCTCGTCCTCACCGCGCACAACACCTACACCGGCACCACGTTTGTCGAGGCAGGCGCGCTCATCAACACGGGCACGCTCGACAGCACGGTCAAGGTTGACGCCGGGCTTTTCCGCAACGACGGCGAAGTTGGCAACTCGGTCACCAACGCCGCGCTTGCCGAAAACAACGGGCTGATCACCGGCGACGTCACCAACACCGGCACCTTTGCAAACGCGGGGACGATTTCCGGTGCGTTCGTGAACAACGGCGGCGAGGCGGCCAACGACGCGGCGATCACGGGTATCGTGACAATCGCCGCCGGCTCATTTGCCAATAACTCCGCCGGCACGCTCGACACACTGCTGCAATCCGCGGGCTTTGTTTCGAACGGGGGGCTTGTCACCACGGCCACTGTTACCGGCGGCGAAACCACCAACACCGGCACGATCACAACACTCTCTCAAACGAGCGGCGTTGCCACGAACAACGCGTTCATCTCGGACGCCGCGCTTTCCGATGCCGCCTCGCTTGCAAACAGCGGCACCATCGACTCGGCGACATTGGCCGGCGGGCTTCTCACCAACAGCGGGGAGATCACAACCGCGGCCACGATCACCGGCGGCACGCTCTCCAACACCGGCGGCAGCATTCTTGGCGCGGCCACAATCGACACCGCGGGCACGCTGATCTTTGAAAGCGGCGCAATCGCGAACGCCCTCGTCAACAACGGCGTGCTCACTTATGCGAACGCCGACGCCCACACGCAATCGAGCGAGATCACGGGCAGCGGCAGAATTGCCAAAACCGGCGCGGGAGACCTCACGATCGGGGCCGGTGTGAGCGCCGCCACGCTCGATATCGCCACGGGCAAACTCACCATCGCCGACACCGGCACACTCACGCTCACTGGCGCGCTCAATGTTGGCGCGGACTCCACGCTCGGCATCACCATCGGCACGGGCACATCCGTCATCGCCGACACCGCCAACTTCAACGAAACCGGCAAACTCGACATCACCGGCTACTCCGATGCCAACGCCGGGCGCACCGTCATCCACACCACCGGAGGCATCACCGGTTTCAGTTCGAGCAACGTCACCATCGCCTCGCAATCCACGGTCGATTACATGAAGGCCACCGCAGGCATCATCGACACCGACCTCGTTGTTGACACCGTTCTCAGTTGGAACCTCACCGACGGCACCGCGCACGGCAACTTCACCATCGCCGAGGACCAGACCTTCACCGTCAGCAGCGCGCTCGCCGACAACACCGTCGCGTCCGCCGGCTGGGATGGCGCTTCGCTCACCAAACTCGGCGAGGGCACACTCGTCCTCTCGGGTGAAAACACTTACACCGGCACCACCACCGTCAGCGCCGGCACGCTTGAGAACACAGGCATCATCGCGGGCGCGCTCGTTGACAACGCCGCCGTGTTGCTCAACACCGGCACCATCACCGCCGACGTCTCGAACGCCGCCACCGCCACCAACTCCGGGCTCATCAGCGGAGAGGTCACCAACAGTGGAGCGCTCACCAATAACGCCGACGCCACACTCGCCGCCCTCAACCAAATCGCGGGCGCGACCGGCAACGCGGGTCTCGTCACCGAGGCCACCGTTTCCGGCGGCGAACTCGTCAACACCGGCACCATCGACAACCTCGCCGTCACTGATGCCGCCAGTCCCGTTGCAATCCCGGCTCTCGCGCGGGCCACGGCCCTTGCTGCTGAAGCTTCCGGCACTGTGAGCAACGACGGACTCATCAGCAATGCCGTCATCTCCGGCGGTGAATTGAAAAACAACAGTGGCGCGACAATCACCGCGCTCGACCAAACCGGGGGTGTGGTTACGAACGCCGGTTTCATTGCGAGCGCGATCACAAGCGGCGGCCTGACAAACTCGGGCACGCTCGATTCGCTCGAGCAATCCGCGGGCCTCGTCACCAACGACGGCGTGCTCGCAACCGCGGTCGCGATCAACGGCGGCACGCTCGCCAACAACGGCGTTGTTGCCGCCGCCACAACCATTGGCGCGGACGGCACGCTCCTCTTCAACTCCGGCAGCCTCGCCGCTCCGGTCGCGAACGAAGGCGCGCTCACCTTTGCCAACGACGACGCCTACACGCTCGACCAGGTTGTCAGCGGCGGCGGCTCGCTCAACAAGACCGGCGCGGGCGATCTAATCATCGCCGTCGCGCAGTCCCACACCGGCAACACCAGCGTGGGCAACGGCACGCTCGTCCTCGGCGCGGCCAACGCTCTCGCATCGAGCGCCCTTGTTGATCTCGCCGCCAACACCACGCTCGATCTCGGCGGCTTCAATCAAAGCCTCAATGCGCTCTCGCTCGCGAACGGCTCGCTCGTCAACTTCAACAGCGTCGATGCCGATTACGCCACGCTCACCGTCGGCACACTCAGCGGCAGCGGCTCGTTTGCCATGCGCGCCGATCCCGCCGCGGGAGCCGCCGCGCACGATACGCTCGCGATCACCGACGCGGCCAGCACGGGCAATTACCAAGTCAGCGTCGCGCTCGACAGCGCCATCACCGACTCGTTGCAAGTCATCGAAACGACCGCGCCAAGCGTCATCTTCACCGGCACCGCCGAATATGGTCTCGATGCCTACACGCTCGAAAAAACCAACTCCGGCTGGCAGCTCGGCCTTGCTGGCAACAGCACCGCGGGCGATGTCGTTCTCTCGACCGCCGCCGTGTTGAGCAGCGACTGGCTCTACGGATTGGACAGCGTGAACCTGCGCCTGGGCGATCTTCGCGCCACGCCCGCCGCGCGCGGCGACGTTTGGGTGCGCACCAACGCCTACCGTCTCAACGGCGCCCCCGGAGCCCCGGGTGACACCTTCCGCCAGACCACTTGGGGCGTGACCGCCGGCGCCGACGCCGCCATCACCGCCGCCGAGTCCGGCAACGCGATTCTCCTCGGCGGATTCGTCCAGGCGGGACGCAGCGACCGCACCTACGATCACTCCGGCAAGAGCGATACCGACACCTTCGCGTTCGGCGTCTACGGCACCGCGCTTCTTGGCGACGGCTGGTTCATCGATGCCACGCTCAAATACGACCGCTACAAAAACGACCTCGACGCCCGCGGCGCCGGCGCCGTTCGCACCACGGCCGATTACAACAACAGCGCCTTCGGCATATCGCTCGAAGCCGGTCGTCGCATCACCCTGAGCACCGACAAACGCTACTGGGTCGAGCCCTCCGTGCAGGTTGCCACGGTCTGGATCGATTCCGCCAACTACACGACAAACGACGGCCTGCGCGTTGACATTGGCAGCTCGACCGCCTGGCAGTATCGCGCCCAAGTGCGCGCCGGCGCCAACTATGGCAAATGGATTCCCTACGTGAAGTTTGCCGGTGCCGGGCTGGACACCGACGGCGGCAAGGTTCGCACCGATGCCAACGACAGAACCTACACCGCGGATTTCGACGGCGCGCGTTTCGAGACCGGCGTGGGTGTCGGCTACCTGATCAATTCGAGGAGCCAGTTGTATTTGGATTATGAATACAGCAAGTCCTCCTCGATCGAGCGCCCCTGGGCCGTCAACCTCGGCTTCCACCGGGTCTGGTAA
- a CDS encoding sigma-70 family RNA polymerase sigma factor, translating to MNIGAQTIGKTLVASPDRQMEADSDWQLVQRVQSGEVTAFDRLVLKYRERVLGVIYNMTSNREDAADLAQDTFIKAFQSINRFQGQSSFFTWLYRIAVNSTLTHLRKNRLRSFFSFEKIHDEGQNAELISKLTDKHGADRELYVKELQTKLNEALQKLSIKHRTVVTLFEIDNLSHEEIAEIMECSVGTVRSRLHYAKQLLQAELQAYTRA from the coding sequence ATGAACATCGGCGCACAAACCATCGGAAAAACACTGGTAGCCTCGCCCGACCGCCAGATGGAAGCCGACTCCGACTGGCAGCTCGTCCAGCGCGTCCAATCAGGCGAAGTCACCGCCTTCGACCGCCTCGTCCTCAAATACCGCGAACGCGTGCTCGGCGTCATCTACAACATGACCTCAAACCGCGAGGACGCCGCGGATCTCGCCCAGGACACTTTTATCAAGGCCTTCCAATCCATCAACCGCTTCCAAGGCCAGTCGTCCTTCTTCACCTGGCTTTATCGCATCGCGGTCAACTCCACCCTCACCCACCTGCGCAAAAACCGCCTCCGCTCCTTCTTCAGCTTCGAGAAAATCCACGACGAGGGGCAAAACGCGGAACTCATTTCCAAACTGACGGATAAACACGGGGCCGATCGCGAGCTCTACGTGAAGGAACTCCAGACAAAATTGAACGAAGCGTTGCAAAAATTGTCTATCAAGCATCGCACCGTGGTAACTTTATTTGAAATCGACAACCTGAGTCACGAGGAGATCGCCGAGATTATGGAATGCTCGGTGGGCACCGTGCGTTCGCGTTTGCACTACGCGAAACAACTCCTCCAAGCCGAGCTTCAGGCCTACACTCGCGCATAA
- a CDS encoding CCA tRNA nucleotidyltransferase — MMRIPQKLLAVMQALRAVGRPRLVGGCVRDWLLGIEPKDFDIEVPGATFEQMHAILAPFGSTDIVGRSFGVIKLRIDGVEYDFSLPRRESKTGAGHRGFAVAPEPNLSDDDAAARRDFTVNAIAYDPFAAAEKNDPRAGLIDPHHGERDLRARVLRHTSAAFTEDPLRVLRAFQLAARFDFTLAPETVALCRAIAHAFAELPVERIWGEWQKWAEKSEKPSRGLEVLEQTGWLAHFPELAALRGTPQDPSWHPEGDVFTHTAHCCDALARLDDWRAAAPPRRRALLLAVLAHDFGKPSTTQYAERRGKLRWISPGHEAAGGPPAETFLQRIGAPRETIDRIVPLVLNHLAHHNGQSGNGAIFSDTAVRRLARRLLPATIDDLCLVMRADHDGRPPKHSPETLNLIELLRETAHRLEIADSAPRPILQGRHLIAAGMAPGKQFKSILTAAFEAQLEGAFTDEAGALEWLNAHLNPQ; from the coding sequence ATGATGCGCATTCCGCAAAAACTTCTCGCCGTCATGCAAGCGCTCCGCGCCGTCGGACGCCCGCGCCTCGTCGGCGGCTGCGTGCGCGACTGGCTGCTCGGGATCGAGCCAAAGGATTTCGATATCGAAGTGCCCGGCGCGACCTTCGAGCAAATGCACGCCATCCTCGCGCCCTTCGGCTCGACCGACATCGTCGGCCGCAGCTTCGGCGTGATCAAACTCCGCATCGACGGCGTCGAATACGATTTCTCCCTGCCCCGCCGCGAATCAAAAACCGGCGCAGGGCATCGCGGTTTCGCCGTCGCCCCCGAACCCAACCTCAGCGACGACGACGCCGCCGCGCGCCGCGACTTCACCGTCAACGCCATCGCCTACGATCCCTTCGCCGCCGCCGAAAAAAACGATCCCCGCGCCGGCCTCATCGACCCGCATCACGGCGAGCGCGACCTGCGCGCCCGCGTGCTCCGCCACACAAGCGCCGCGTTCACCGAGGACCCGCTGCGCGTCCTGCGCGCCTTCCAGCTCGCCGCGCGCTTCGACTTCACGCTCGCCCCCGAAACCGTCGCGCTCTGCCGCGCCATCGCGCATGCCTTCGCCGAGCTTCCCGTCGAGCGCATCTGGGGCGAATGGCAGAAGTGGGCCGAAAAATCCGAGAAACCGTCGCGCGGCCTCGAAGTGCTCGAGCAAACCGGCTGGCTCGCGCACTTCCCCGAACTCGCCGCGCTGCGCGGCACCCCGCAGGACCCGAGCTGGCATCCCGAAGGCGACGTTTTCACGCACACCGCGCATTGCTGCGACGCCCTCGCGCGCCTCGACGACTGGCGCGCCGCCGCCCCGCCCCGCCGCCGGGCGCTTCTCCTCGCCGTGCTCGCGCACGATTTTGGCAAGCCCTCCACCACGCAATACGCCGAGCGCCGCGGCAAACTCCGCTGGATCAGCCCCGGCCACGAAGCCGCGGGCGGCCCGCCGGCGGAAACATTTCTCCAGCGCATCGGCGCGCCCCGCGAGACGATTGATCGCATCGTCCCCCTCGTGCTCAACCACCTCGCGCACCACAACGGCCAAAGCGGCAACGGCGCCATTTTCTCCGACACCGCCGTGCGCCGCCTCGCGCGCCGCCTGCTCCCGGCGACAATCGACGACCTTTGCCTCGTGATGCGCGCCGACCACGACGGACGCCCGCCAAAACACTCGCCCGAAACGCTCAACCTTATCGAACTCCTGCGCGAAACCGCGCACCGCCTCGAAATCGCCGACTCCGCCCCGCGCCCCATCTTGCAAGGCCGCCACCTGATCGCCGCCGGCATGGCCCCCGGCAAACAATTCAAATCCATCCTCACCGCCGCCTTCGAGGCGCAACTCGAAGGCGCGTTCACCGACGAAGCCGGCGCGCTCGAATGGCTGAATGCACATTTGAATCCCCAATAG
- a CDS encoding UDP-N-acetylglucosamine 1-carboxyvinyltransferase — MDLIVNGGKPLSGTIIPSGNKNSALPLVCATLLTDEPVTLHNVPDITDIAKIVAFMTRQGSRIDWDKAAGTMRLDHGAFKNELVNHELPQDMRSTVLLYPALLRRVKKIVIPANATGCSLGVREIDPHLEILAKLGAVIDESEPLVIALPDGFRAARHWGDYMSVTVTENFLMAAALADGESTLINAASEPHVQDLCAALTLMGAQIEGAGTSMLRVRGVKKLNGCTARISSDYHEIVTFLALGAITGGEIRVEKSLPQHFDLITRAFAKLGVTIEHEGTTAIVRRNQSLVIEEPYTTNLLAKIEAAPWPYFSVDLLPLMVALATRARGTVHFWNKVYENGFSWIPELAKFGAHILVSDPHRITLFGSKPLRPAIVDAPYIIRATIALYMVAASIPGRSMVKNADTIRRAHPRFVENLQTLGAEVEWK, encoded by the coding sequence ATGGATCTCATCGTCAACGGCGGCAAACCGCTCTCCGGCACCATCATCCCCTCGGGCAACAAAAACTCCGCGCTCCCCCTCGTCTGCGCCACGCTGCTGACCGACGAACCCGTCACGCTCCACAACGTCCCCGACATCACCGACATTGCCAAAATCGTCGCCTTCATGACGCGCCAGGGCTCGCGCATCGACTGGGACAAGGCCGCCGGCACCATGCGCCTCGACCACGGCGCGTTCAAAAACGAACTCGTCAACCACGAGCTTCCGCAGGACATGCGCTCCACCGTGCTCCTCTACCCCGCCCTCCTGCGCCGCGTCAAAAAAATCGTCATCCCCGCCAACGCCACCGGCTGCTCGCTCGGCGTCCGCGAAATCGACCCCCACCTCGAAATCCTCGCCAAGCTCGGCGCCGTGATCGACGAAAGCGAACCGCTCGTCATCGCCCTGCCCGACGGCTTCCGCGCCGCGCGCCACTGGGGCGATTACATGTCCGTCACCGTCACGGAAAACTTTCTCATGGCCGCCGCGCTCGCCGACGGCGAGTCCACGCTCATCAACGCCGCCAGCGAACCCCACGTGCAGGACCTCTGCGCCGCGCTCACCCTCATGGGCGCGCAAATCGAAGGCGCGGGCACGAGCATGCTCCGCGTGCGCGGCGTCAAAAAACTCAACGGCTGCACCGCGCGCATATCGAGCGACTACCACGAAATCGTCACCTTCCTCGCGCTCGGCGCGATCACCGGCGGCGAAATCCGCGTCGAGAAATCCCTGCCGCAACACTTCGACCTCATCACCCGCGCCTTTGCCAAGCTCGGCGTCACCATCGAGCACGAAGGCACGACCGCCATCGTCCGCCGCAACCAGTCGCTCGTCATTGAGGAGCCCTACACCACCAACCTCCTCGCCAAAATCGAAGCCGCGCCCTGGCCGTATTTCTCCGTCGATCTCCTCCCGCTCATGGTCGCCCTCGCCACGCGCGCCCGCGGCACGGTTCACTTCTGGAACAAGGTCTATGAAAACGGATTCTCGTGGATCCCCGAGCTCGCGAAATTCGGCGCGCACATCCTTGTGAGCGACCCGCACCGCATCACGCTCTTCGGCAGCAAACCCCTGCGCCCGGCGATTGTTGACGCCCCCTACATCATCCGCGCCACGATCGCGCTCTACATGGTCGCCGCGAGCATCCCGGGGCGCAGCATGGTGAAAAACGCCGACACCATCCGCCGCGCCCACCCGCGCTTCGTCGAAAATCTCCAAACCCTCGGCGCCGAGGTGGAGTGGAAATAA